The Dreissena polymorpha isolate Duluth1 chromosome 4, UMN_Dpol_1.0, whole genome shotgun sequence region AAATAGGACTCGGATCGTGTTAGGAGTGAATTGTGGTACACTATTTTAAGGGCCtctaaaaatattttagtattacaATGAACATATGTTCATGTTGATTCAAGGGGACCGTCTTCCATTTACCCATGAACAACGCCACAGTCGAGTACCATGAAAAACGCCACAGTCGATACAAATTATAAGAGCCCTTGATTCTGTTGATTCACTATTGTCAACAACATATTTCAAGTTGCAGTATATTATTTATCTGCATTTCTCAATTCTCAATTCAGGTTTTATCAAAGTTGTTCTCATAAAAAAGTAAGGACCAACAACACGgtctatatttaaatgttttatgtaacaaacatttttgaaagttatttaatatatatataacaaatgaCATCAATAACAATTTACATTgctatatgaaaaatatatttatgtaatcctCAATTTGagaacaaaactgacaatatGAAGTTTAGTTGATACATTCTCactcatttaaaagaaaacaatgcaATTAGAACATgattatgtatttgtttgcagGATTAAGCTCATCACATTCAGATCCCAGATGCATGAAAAGAAAAACGGGAAAACAGGGGCACCATAACGTGCTGAAATTGAGTGGAAGCCAATTTAAATGGAAAAATGATGAAAATATGTCAATAATCACATCTAAATCTAATGCACGTATATGTGAACCTATAACAGAATTTTCAAGAGAGTTTTGTACCAGACTTTACAATAATCTTTTCTTTCAACCATTAAAActattttttccaatatttttgaaCTGTAAATCCCCAAAACCGGTATAAATAGTGTTAGCTATAAAACAAGGtagtctgaaaggcccaaaggcgctcacctgagatacaaagaaactaacctgttctgtgcagcccaagaaatcagaagaacaaatgttctgactaagtttcatgaagattgaactataaatgtaacagaccagaaccattatggaactcatccaaggtatcataaaaacaaatgttgtgaccaacgtttatgaagattgggcaaaaaatgtgacttttagagtgttaatatgttttaattctaGCTAAATAAGGAAcatgtcccgccccctggtggccatgtttttgaagcaactggaaccatttttgaacttgttcaagatatcattggctcaaatcttctaagtttcatgatgatgagACAATTCAGACAATTAatcatgtggcctctagagtgttaacaaggcaaatgtcaTTGGAACCGCCGCACAACAAGTTTTagaaaagccatataaggaaaaatgccccgcctcctggcggccatgtttttcaacagaccagaggcattttggaactcatttaagatatcattaaaacaaatctgctgaccaagtttcatgaagattggacaataaatgttgcctcaaaACTGTTAATAACAAAAATTAAGGTTTAACTtaagtcatatatagccatataaggaaaaatgccccgcccacgggcggccttgtttttcaatcaaccagaaccattttcaaacttgtacaAAATATCATGGGCAAAAATCTTCTAACCAAAATTCACgaagatcggacattaaatgtggcctctagagtgtttacaaggcaaacGTCTTTGGAACTGCCAGACAACACATGacgacgatcacaaaagctcaccatgagcacaatgtgctcaggtgagctaaaaataaaggtGTTTCATTGAACCTACTCTCATACAATAATCACATCACACAAAATTGGAAATTATTTGAAAGCAAACTGTGAACATTAATTTCAACATCTgaacacaaataatgtaaaaactTAACTACTTATCAACTAAACATAGCACAATGCTTCAAGAGAAATATCAAGTAATAGTTATcacaatttatttaatgcatCTTATCACATTTTAACTGTGAACTATTGAAGAAATTTTCTTTGACAACATTTACATTTGAACAACAAAATAACAGTCTATTCATGCATGAAGACTATAAGGTGAATTTTATGAGGAAAGACTGGCACATTGATTGAAGCATATTTTATAGGAAATGCTATACACTAACTAGGGCTCCTGATCTATGCAAGAATCAAGATCATACTTTACACTGTGGTTTAGAAACAAACATCTCAGCCTCGCTCTGTGAAGTGGAGTTttaacgcacaggctaatcagggacaatttcTGCCTattctggatttttgctaagaagagactttctttaaaccaaaaatatcataaaagcggaaagtgtcgtccctgattagcctgtgcaaactgcacaggcttatctaggacgacactgcgcacatgcattaaacccccatttcacaaAGCATGGGCTATTTACTTGGCAAACTAATGCCAACCCAATAGTGTTACATGAAACAATGTTCAAATCATAAAGATTCGATTGTTTTCATATTCATATGTTTATCCTTTTAGTGGCTACAGAATCTTGGACTACAGGTTTGTATGGTTCAAACTCTCGCTCTCTGTATCATGACGCCATGGCTTACAGCATGTAATAATTAGAAAGAATAAGGTCAACAAACTTTCTTAAACATACAAAAAACAGCAGTAATtagtaaacaagaaaccgtctgagacgggtgatgctccccaaagtttttttttgtcacaatattgcactatatattcagataaaaggaaacgtcttgaggggcataactttggacaaaataatacgatggatggtttagcaacttaaaaaattcaaagggccataactctaaataaatcatctaaccagaacccacaaataacatgcgcatctcctcaaggtagttaagcttcccataaagcttcattgaattccagtcagtagttggggggacaagaattgcactatatgtacaattaatggaaaatttcaaaggaccataactctgtgaaaaatcatccgaccagaaccggctgataatatgcacatttcctcttggtagtgaagcttcccattaagtttaattgaattccagtcattaattgctgagaaatagcccggaaaaaaaATTGTGCACCAACGGACACACACTCgcacggacagatgaagcggcgactatatgctcccccaaaaaacaatttgggggagcataaaaaatcaaCTTTGTTATTCTTGAACATTTACATGAAATATATGCTATGAATTTATAGAGATTTAttagttatttaaaacaaactgtTGAAAGCCTGACTAACATTTATACTATTGCAAgacatatataaataatgttagtTTTATTGCTGAAATATAATGTTCAAGCAGCAACCTTATTGCATTTCTTTTGACCATATTACTGTCAGGCATTGCCCAACTAAGTTAAATAGCGTGCTCTATCAAGCAGTGCAAACAACAATACGTGTACCAACAAAGTAAAAGTTACCAGTACTGCTAAAAGCACTAAACAACTTCATCAACAAGCATATATGGATATTTGTGAGAGAaattaacaacaaaatattttacaatcagCTTCACTTTCTGTATTAATTGCTGATTTTAAATAGATGAAAATACAAAATTGGTTgacagacttcacaggctaatataggaagacactttatgcatatgcattaagcctggttttcccagagggaGCCTCATCTATAGCACTACTGAGTGAATAAACAGGATACACATACCCGTTGGATAATGGCAACAAGCCTGCGAGCCTCATCTATAGCACTACTGAGTGAATAAACTGGATACACAGACCCGTTGGATAATGGCAACAAGCCTTTCATTGTTATACAAGAACAAGATACTTACAGAACATCAATGACCTGTAGTATGCACTACAAATGAGCAGCATCATATAAGTGGGTCTCACACCAAATGAGACCAGCTTAGCTCCAAACCAGCCCTGGCATCTGCTAATAGCACTAATAGTCAGTAGCTACCCTTTCTGCTTATTAGACCACAAAACCATGCATGATGCAGCATATAGAACAAGATTGGATTCTTGCCTCGTGGACTAGATCTTAAATTGGCGATACAGTTTCTCTTCATTTATAAAGCTGGTTTTGCTGGGAACAATTTTATGAATGATCACAGACAATTTATAAGCATATAACTATAAGCATAGAACTGAattgtaatatttaaaacatagatAAGTTAAAATTTATAAgattaaatacaaatgtacaaatgcacaataacattatacatatatatttagtaCAGACAAAAAAGCAGTCCATATACActttaaatactttatatattatattacactATGGAGAAGTTGACCTGTAAGTGCACTTCAGTACATTCAAGCAAAAGATGCAAAGGTAATAATTCAGACCATAATTTCACCGTCATCTGAGTCGCTAGTGTCCATCAAGCTCAGGCTGCTGTTACTTTTATTTAAGTGAGCACAATCCAGGCTTTGTTTTCTACTAGACTTAGCAGTGTGCTGTGACTTTGAAGGAGATGGCATCGTTGTTAGTTCAGACGGAGGGGATCCAAATATTGCACTGTCTGGCTCAGCATGCCTTTCGGCAAGTTCTTTACGCCAGTTCCATGATTTATGATCAATGTCAAGGCTCAGCCTAGAATATTTAGTGTCTTTAGAAAGTTGAGCAGGCTTGGTAAGTCTCATTAGCACCTGTGCTGGTGGTTCACCACTTTTTGGTTTCAAATCTGGATCTCCTGAGAAAGCCATTGGTGTTGGtggctttttctttttttccatAAGTTTTTTCCCAATCACACTGGTATCCAGTGATTTTGCATGCTTTCTGTAATGTTCACTACCGTTTTTTACATTAGCCAGGGCGCTTTCACCCATCACTGGATCAAGAAGCGCATCTAGCTGTCGTTCATCCACTGAAACAGTGTATGCCACAGGCATGTCTTTCAGCTGTTCCATATGCCCAGTGTCACTGTCATAGTGTTCCTCCTCCACATAGACATACTTCTTAGCTTGCGCCAATTCTCTGTCAGACAGAGCGCTCATCAACATGCCACTGGCTGGAGATTGTACTTGACCTTGATTGAGGTCAAGACTGCTGAGGTCACTTAGTTCAATAACATCTCCTTCACTGACTCTTCGTTGACTGGTGATCTGAGAAGTTGGTGTTGCAGAAGAGTGCTGTGTTCTATCACCCACAGTTTTGTTTAGTGAAGCAGGAGCTTTGGCTGAAAATTACACAATCACTTCTAGAATTACATTATATAtggtcattaaaaaatatgagtcagtctacatgtgtatgtaaaaactgggcttaatgtgtttaaagtattgttccagattaATGTATGTAGTTCAGGCTATTCAGGAATGCAATGaaatacacaggctaatttggatccatgctttctgactagactggatttttggtttagaagacacttcctttaaagaaaaaattccataaaattagaaaatgtcatccctgttTAACAAGTGTGTACTGCACAAACTAATCAAGGATATCAcgttatgcacttgcattaagccaagtttttgcCAAGACCAGCTTAAATATATTGGAGCcttatatattatacaattaagAATTGAACACAGTCTTCACGCTAACTATAAGCCGGACAGCCCAGGACTGGTTAAATGTTAATCGGGCtactagaaattaataatttatatagttgGGCTATTGGATTTTTTGTCTGTTTCCAATAAAGCATCATAATTCGCGCTAGtagttaaaatatattaccgtgaAGACtgattgaacaataaataataCTTTTTCTCTCTCAAATTTCCAATAATTAAAAACCAGTAAGCGCAGAACATGAATTACATTTGCAAAAGttgtaatattaaacaaaatgtacCATGTTATTTGAAACTTGATTCAATTTAGTAATGTATTCAAGGCTTACTTTTTTGAGAACCTTAGGTACAAAGCTATGTGAACAACACCAAGGAAAACTAGATTAAATAGACAAATAGGACTAAATCATATGTTTATAGAGAGTTAGTAACCACAGTAACTGAAGTATTAACAGTGTGTAActacacaaataaaacatatctACATCTACAACAACACGTAAGTTTTATCTGCCGTAACATAG contains the following coding sequences:
- the LOC127878422 gene encoding unconventional myosin-IXAb-like, producing MYDLFEKLSSGQDWNREPVSMLETANFENMIFNFYFNHTKTFFRELPEPLLTFDLYDEFIQASEIKDEREAIQVLFTLTQKLPKVNHDVLERLIFHLARVIQHEPSNKMSANGIAIIFAPCLLRTNKAVQAQELLKQINKQQLCIEKILNEQVRKYRETLQDIKIIDQAKTTAEERLTKVRQSIRATQSKTNSKSKKDVESQPLEEDPESLEEQERVINSHIKSLRKEKEELTSGLPMFEYRHSSDDDIDDIDSTEDADLQSNDSPFDGPAKAPASLNKTVGDRTQHSSATPTSQITSQRRVSEGDVIELSDLSSLDLNQGQVQSPASGMLMSALSDRELAQAKKYVYVEEEHYDSDTGHMEQLKDMPVAYTVSVDERQLDALLDPVMGESALANVKNGSEHYRKHAKSLDTSVIGKKLMEKKKKPPTPMAFSGDPDLKPKSGEPPAQVLMRLTKPAQLSKDTKYSRLSLDIDHKSWNWRKELAERHAEPDSAIFGSPPSELTTMPSPSKSQHTAKSSRKQSLDCAHLNKSNSSLSLMDTSDSDDGEIMV